The following are encoded together in the Acipenser ruthenus unplaced genomic scaffold, fAciRut3.2 maternal haplotype, whole genome shotgun sequence genome:
- the LOC117410060 gene encoding LOW QUALITY PROTEIN: myosin-10 (The sequence of the model RefSeq protein was modified relative to this genomic sequence to represent the inferred CDS: inserted 4 bases in 3 codons; deleted 1 base in 1 codon; substituted 1 base at 1 genomic stop codon) has translation MARPVGGSVSDAERYLYTGSSGSSQGSSASSQADWAARRLVWVPSEKQGFEAASVRAERGEEVEVELADSGRKVTLSKEEVQRMNPPRFSKVEDMAELTCLNEASVLHNLKERYYSGLIYTYSGLFCVVINPYKNLPIYTEPIVEMYRGKKRHEMPPHIYAISEAAYRSMLQDREDQAILCTGESGAGKTENTKKVIQYLAHVASSHKSASAGPAHSQLEPPRPTSQQNTAVLYGELERQLLQANPILESFGNAKTVKNDNSSRFGKFIRINFDVAGYIVGANIETYLLEKSRAIRQAKDERTFHIFYQLLSGAPDHMRGDLLLEGFDSYRFLSCGFVPIPGQTDKENFQETLESMKIMGFNQDEVVAMMKLISAVLQFGNISFKKERNTDQASMPDNTAAQKLCHLMGINVTEFCRAILTPKIKVGRDFVQKAQTKEQADFAIEALAKATYERLFRWLVHRINRALDRTKRQGASFIGILDIAGFEIFQLNSFEQLCINYTNEKLQQLFNHTMFILEQEEYQREGIEWSFIDFGLDLQPCIDLIERPTNPPGVLALLDEECWFPKATDKTFIEKLSSEQGTHPKFQRPRQLKDQADFCILHYAGKVDYKADEWLMKNMDPLNDSVASLLHQSTDRFVAELWKDVERIVGLEQVQAGGMNDVSFGSGFKTKKGMFRTVGQLYKESLSKLMATLRNTNPNFVRCIIPNHEKRAGKLEPHLVLDQLRCNGVLEGIRICRQGFPNRIVFQEFRQRYEILTPNAIPKGFMDGKQACVLMIDALELDRNLFRVGQSKIFFRAGVLAHLEEERDLKITDIIIHFQSAARGYLGRRAFVKKQQQLNALKVMQRNCAAYLKLRHWQWWRLFTKVKPLLQVTRQDEEIQHREVELQKVKDRQVKAEMAFFDLEKKHQQMMEEKAILAEQLHAETELFAEAEEMRARLTSRKQELEEILTDLESRLEEEEERNGSLINEKKKMQQHLQDLEEQLEEEEAARQKLQLERVTLEGKMKKMEEDLLMVEDHNSKLSKERKMMEERINEMASKLGEDEERVKTLSKMKNKHEAIIADMEERLKKEEQARQEMEKSRRRLDGESSELQDQLSEMVSLGEELKSQLSRKEEEMLAVTSRLEEESSRRAEALRSLREAQSHLSELQEDVDSERAARVKAEKQKRDLSEELEALRTELEDTLDTTAAQQELRSKRDQELGELKRSLEEESRAHESQITDLRQRHTVAMEGVQEQLEQARRLKASLEKAKQTLEMERSELVSEVRTLQSGRAESDHKRKRVETQLQEVQARLGESERVRAELGEKTQKLQAELDSLSGSLGSSESKSFKLSKELSSLEMQLHDAQELLQDETRQKLSLGVRVRALEDERVGLIEKLEEEEEQKRNISRQMLTLQQQLSEVRKKTEEDCGMLEVGEEARRKLQRELEAMSQRCNEKSQALEKLERSRTRVQQEIEDLTLALDQQRQVTATLEKKQKKFDQLLADEKSVSARYAEERDRAEASAXREETRALALARALDEALESRDEMERTNKLLRAEMDQLVSSKDDVGKNVHELERARRALEQQAQEMKTQLEELEDELQSAEDGKLRLEVNMQAPASGSEHAGTASAVREELAGKEESGEEKRRALMKQVREMELELEEERKQRAQAVAGKKKLEIDLQDIEAQIEAANRGRDEALKQLKRLQAQMKDLIRELDEAPIGSXRDRXAQSKDSEKRLKGLEAELLQLTEELSAAERAKRQAQQERDEILDDITNNTSGKSAFLDEKRRXEARIVQLEEELEEEQGNVELLNERYRKSTLQEETLSLQLSGERSLAQKNEAARQQLERQNKELKGKLSELEGDVRSKYKLSIAALEAKINQLEEQLELERQERMIANKLVRRTEKKFKEVVLQVEDERRHADQFKDQMDKTSVRMRQLKRQLEEAEEEASRANTYRRKLQRELEDVSGERGDHEPRGERC, from the exons ATGGCCCGTCCTGTGGGTGGCAGTGTGAGCGATGCAGAGCGCTATCTCTATACGGGCTCCTCAGGGTCCAGCCAGGGCTCTTCAGCCTCCAGCCAGGCGGACTGGGCGGCCCGCCGGCTGGTGTGGGTCCCTTCAGAGAAGCAAGGGTTCGAG GCCGCTAGCGTGCGTGCTGAGCggggggaggaggtggaggtggagctGGCGGACAGCGGCCGGAAGGTCACTCTGTCCAAGGAGGAGGTCCAGCGCATGAACCCGCCCCGCTTCAGTAAGGTGGAGGACATGGCGGAGCTGACCTGCCTGAACGAGGCGTCCGTCCTGCACAACCTCAAAGAGAGGTACTACTCCGGGCTCATTTAT ACTTACTCGGGTCTGTTCTGCGTTGTCATCAACCCGTATAAGAACCTGCCCATCTACACGGAGCCCATCGTGGAGATGTACCGAGGGAAGAAGAGGCACGAGATGCCTCCTCACATCTACGCCATCTCTGAGGCTGCGTACCGCAGCATGCTGCAAG acagagaagatcaagccATCCTTTGCAC GGGTGAGTCTGGAGCCGGCAAAACGGAGAACACCAAGAAAGTGATTCAGTATCTCGCACACGTGGCTTCATCTCACAAGAGCGCAAGCGCAGGGCCAGCGCACAGCCAG CTGGAACCTCCCAGACCAACCAGCCAACAG AACACCGCCGTGTTGTAT GGGGAGCTGGAGAGGCAGCTCTTGCAGGCCAATCCCATCCTGGAGTCTTTTGGAAACGCCAAGACCGTGAAGAACGACAACTCGTCCCGATTT GGCAAGTTTATCAGGATTAACTTCGACGTTGCTGGATACATTGTGGGAGCCAATATAGAGACTT ACCTGCTGGAGAAGTCCCGCGCGATTCGACAGGCCAAAGACGAGCGAACCTTCCACATCTTCTACCAGCTACTGTCTGGAGCTCCAGACCACATGCGAG gtGACCTCCTCCTGGAAGGCTTCGATAGCTACCGCTTCCTGTCCTGCGGGTTTGTCCCCATCCCGGGACAGACGGACAAAGAGAACTTTCAAGAGACTCTGGAGTCCATGAAGATCATGGGCTTCAACCAGGACGAGGTTGTGG ccATGATGAAGCTCATCTCTGCGGTGCTGCAGTTCGGAAACATCTCTTTCAAGAAGGAAAGAAACACAGACCAGGCCTCCATGCCAGATAACACAG CTGCTCAGAAGCTGTGTCACCTGATGGGGATCAACGTGACGGAGTTCTGCCGAGCCATCCTGACCCCGAAAATCAAAGTGGGGCGAGACTTTGTGCAGAAAGCACAAACGAAAGAGCAG GCTGACTTCGCGATAGAAGCCCTGGCTAAAGCCACCTACGAGCGCCTGTTCCGCTGGCTGGTCCACAGAATCAACCGAGCCCTGGACCGAACCAAGAGGCAAGGGGCCTCCTTCATCGGGATCCTGGACATCGCCGGCTTTGAGATCTTCCAG CTGAACTCCTTCGAGCAGCTCTGCATCAACTACACCAACGAGaagctgcagcagctcttcaACCACACCATGTTCATCCTGGAGCAAGAGGAGTACCAGCGAGAGGGCATCGAGTGGAGCTTCATCGACTTCGGACTGGACCTGCAGCCCTGCATCGACCTCATAGAGAGAccg ACGAACCCCCCTGGGGTGCTGGCTCTGCTCGATGAGGAGTGCTGGTTCCCCAAGGCCACGGACAAGACCTTCATTGAGAAGCTGAGCTCCGAGCAGGGAACGCACCCCAAGTTCCAGAGACCCAGGCAGCTCAAGGACCAGGCGGACTTTTGCATCCTGCACTATGCAGGCAAG gtggatTACAAAGCTGACGAGTGGCTGATGAAGAACATGGACCCTCTGAACGATAGCGTGGCTTCACTGCTCCACCAGTCCACGGACCGCTTTGTGGCCGAGCTGTGGAAGGATG TGGAGAGGATTGTGGGCCTGGAGCAGGTGCAGGCGGGAGGAATGAACGATGTCTCGTTCGGCTCGGGGTTCAAGACCAAGAAGGGAATGTTCCGCACCGTCGGGCAGCTCTACAAGGAGTCTCTGTCCAAACTGATGGCAACACTGAGGAACACCAACCCCAACTTTGTGAGGTGCATCATCCCCAACCACGAGAAGAGG gCTGGCAAGCTGGAACCCCACCTAGTTCTGGATCAGCTCCGATGCAACGGGGTTCTGGAGGGAATCCGGATCTGCAGACAGGGCTTCCCTAACAGGATCGTCTTCCAGGAATTCAGACAGAG GTATGAGATACTGACTCCCAATGCAATCCCCAAAGGTTTCATGGATGGCAAGCAAGCTTGTGTGCTGATG ATCGACGCTCTGGAGTTGGATCGGAACCTGTTCCGGGTCGGGCAGAGTAAGATCTTCTTCCGTGCCGGAGTTCTGGCTCACCTGGAGGAGGAACGAGACCTGAAGATCACTGACATCATCATCCACTTTCAGAGCGCGGCGCGGGGGTACCTCGGCAGGAG GGCATTTGTTAAGAAACAGCAGCAGCTCAACGCCCTCAAAGTGATGCAGAGAAACTGTGCAGCCTACCTGAAACTGAGGCACTGGCAGTGGTGGAGACTGTTCACtaag GTGAAGCCCCTCCTCCAGGTCACCCGACAGGATGAGGAAATCCAGCACAGAGAGGTGGAGCTTCAGAAGGTCAAAGATCGGCAGGTCAAGGCAGAGATGGCCTTCTTTGACTTGGAGAAAAAGCACCAGCAG ATGATGGAAGAGAAGGCCATCCTGGCGGAGCAGCTCCATGCCGAGACGGAGCTGTTTGCCGAGGCCGAGGAGATGCGGGCGAGGCTGACCAGCCGGAAGCAGGAGCTGGAGGAGATCCTGACCGACCTGGAGTCCAggctggaggaagaggaggagcgcAATGGCTCGCTGATCAACGAGAAGAAGAAGATGCAGCAGCACCTCCAG GACCTGGAGGAGCAGCTGGAGGAGGAGGAAGCGGCTCGACAGAAGCTGCAGCTGGAGAGAGTGACCCTGGAGGGCAAGATGAAGAAGATGGAAGAGGACCTCCTTATGGTGGAGGATCACAACTCCAAACTCAGCAag GAGCGCAAGATGATGGAAGAGCGCATCAACGAAATGGCATCCAAACTAGGGGAGGATGAGGAGAGAGTTAAAACCCTGTCCAAGATGAAGAACAAGCATGAGGCCATCATCGCTGACATGGAGG AGCGCTTGAAGAAGGAGGAGCAGGCTCGTCAGGAGATGGAGAAATCCCGGCGCAGGCTGGACGGAGAGAGCAGTGAGCTGCAGGACCAGCTGTCCGAGATGGTGTCCCTGGGGGAGGAGCTGAAATCTCAGCTGAGCCGCAAGGAGGAGGAGATGCTCGCCGTCACCAGCAG GCTGGAGGAGGAAAGCTCTCGTCGTGCAGAGGCGCTGCGCAGCCTACGGGAGGCGCAGTCCCATCTCTCTGAGCTGCAGGAGGACGTGGACTCGGAACGAGCCGCCCGGGTCAAGGCTGAGAAACAGAAACGAGATCTGAGCGAGGAGCTGGAGGCCCTGCGCACGGAGCTAGAGGATACCCTGGACACGACCGCAGCACAGCAAGAGCTCAG gTCGAAGCGCGACCAGGAGCTGGGGGAGCTGAAGCGCTCGCTGGAGGAGGAGTCTCGCGCTCACGAGTCTCAGATTACTGACCTGAGGCAGCGGCACACCGTCGCCATGGAGGGGGTGCAGGAGCAACTGGAGCAAGCgaggagg CTCAAGGCCTCCCTGGAGAAAGCGAAGCAGACCTTGGAGATGGAGCGGTCGGAGCTGGTGAGCGAGGTGCGGACGCTGCAGAGCGGCCGGGCGGAGAGCGATCACAAGAGGAAGCGAGTCGAGACGCAGCTGCAGGAGGTGCAGGCCAGGCTgggggagagcgagagagtgcGGGCAGAGCTGGGGGAGAAGACCCAGAAACTACAG GCGGAGCTGGACTCTCTCTCAGGCTCTCTGGGTTCATCCGAATCCAAGTCATTCAAACTCTCCAAAGAGCTGAGCAGTCTGGAGATGCAGCTGCACGATGCACAG gAGTTGCTCCAGGACGAGACTCGTCAGAAGCTGTCTCTGGGCGTCCGGGTTCGAGCTCTGGAGGATGAGAGGGTGGGGCTTATCGAGAagctggaggaagaggaggagcagaAGAGGAACATCAGCCGGCAGATGCTTACCCTGCAGCAGCAG ctaTCGGAGGTGCGCAAGAAGACTGAAGAGGATTGTGGGATGCTGGAGGTCGGCGAGGAGGCCCGCAGGAAGCTGCAGCGGGAGCTGGAGGCGATGAGCCAGCGCTGTAACGAGAAGAGCCAGGCTCTGGAGAAGCTGGAACGCAGTCGAACCCGGGTCCAGCAGGAGATCGAGGATCTCACCCTGGCCCTGGACCAGCAGAGGCAGGTCACAGCGACGCTGGAGAAGAAACAGAAGAAATTCGACCAG ctcctgGCAGATGAGAAGTCAGTCTCGGCTCGCTATGCTGAGGAGCGGGACCGGGCTGAAGCGAGTGC GAGAGAGGAGACTcgggctctggctctggctcggGCTCTCGACGAGGCCCTGGAGAGCCGGGACGAGATGGAGAGAACGAACAAGCTGCTCCGGGCAGAGATGGACCAGCTCGTCAGCTCCAAGGACGATGTGGGGAAGAAC gtTCACGAGCTGGAGCGGGCGCGGCGCGCTCTGGAGCAGCAGGCTCAGGAGATGAAGACCCAGCTGGAGGAGCTGGAGGATGAGCTGCAGTCCGCAGAGGATGGGAAGCTGCGTCTGGAAGTGAACATGCAGGCACCTGCGTCTGGAAGTGAACATGCAGGCACTGCGAGCGCAGTGCGAGAGGAGCTGGCAGGGAAGGAGGAGAGCGGAGAGGAGAAGCGCCGCGCGCTCATGAAACAG GTGAGGGAgatggagctggagctggaggaggagaggaagcAGCGAGCTCAGGCAGTGGCAGGGAAGAAGAAGCTGGAGATTGACCTCCAGGACATCGAGGCTCAAATCGAGGCAGCCAACCGAGGCAGAGACGAGGCGCTCAAGCAACTCAAGAGGCTGCAG GCTCAGATGAAAGATTTGATCCGAGAGCTCGATGAAGCCCCGATTGGCTCGTGACGAGATC CAGCCCAATCGAAAGACAGCGAGAAGCGCCTGAAGGGGCTGGAGGCGGAGCTTCTGCAGCTGACAGAG gagttgTCGGCGGCCGAGCGTGCCAAGCGACAG GCCCAGCAGGAGCGTGATGAGATCCTGGATGACATCACAAACAACACTTCTGGAAA GTCGGCTTTCCTGGATGAGAAGCGCC TGGAGGCTCGCATTGTTCAGCtggaggaggagctggaggaggagcaGGGCAACGTGGAGCTGCTGAACGAGCGCTACAGGAAGAGCACGCTGCAGGAGGAGACGCTGAGCCTGCAGCTGTCTGGAGAGCGCTCCCTCGCCCAGAAGAACGAGGCGGCGAGGCAGCAGCTAGAGAGGCAGAACAAGGAGCTCAAGGGGAAGCTGAGCGAGCTGGAAGGGGACGTGAGGAGCAAGTACAAGCTCAGCATCGCCGCCCTGGAGGCCAAGATAAATCAGCTGGAGGAGCAGCTGGAGCTGGAGAGACA GGAGAGAATGATTGCCAACAAGCTGGTGCGTCGCACTGAGAAGAAATTCAAGGAGGTGGTTCTGCAGGTGGAGGACGAGAGGAGACACGCAGACCAGTTCAAAGACCAG ATGGACAAGACCTCGGTTCGGATGCGGCAGCTGAAGAGACAGCTGGAGGAGGCGGAAGAGGAGGCCTCGCGGGCGAACACTTACCGGAGGAAACTGCAGAGAGAACTGGAGGACGTGAGCGGAGAACGCGGAGACCATGAACCGCGAGGTGAACGTTGCTGA